GACTACGACTTTCCCCGGGCCTGCCCGGAACCCCGGCCGGGCCCGGTTGCGGCCGCCGGCCGGCGCACAGCCGCACCCCCCGCGCGACGGCTTGATCGCCGACGCGCGCGAGCGCTCGCCTGACTCTGCTCAGGTGATGTCGCCGTCGACGTAGCGCTGCAGGTTGGGCGCAAGCGCTGCCACCGCGTCGTCTTCGGGCATCGACGCGATCGGCTCGATTTTCCAGACGTAGCGCAGCAGGGCGAACCCGATCAGCTGGCTGGCGATCAGCCCACTGCGACGCAGCCGTTCGCCCTCGTCGTCGCCGAGCGTCGACTCACCGATCAGCCCGCGCTCGATGATCAGCCGAAGCTTTTCGCGGGTCGTGGGTTCGTGGGCGGCGGTCAACACCACCGCGCGCAGGGCGGGACCGACCTCCTCATCCGTCCAGATGTCGAGGACGTTGCGGATCAGTTTTCTGCCCAGCTCGGCCTTGGGCGTGGCCCAGGTCGTGGCGACCGAGTCGAGCCACTTCTGCGGAGGCGCAGTCGCCGCGTCGAGCAGGCCTTCCTTGGAGCCGAAGTAGTGGTAGATCAGCGCCGGGTCGACGTCGGCGGCGCGCGCTACGGCACGGATCGCCGTGCCGGCCCAGCCGTGTTCGGCGAATTCTTCGCGGGCCGCGGTGAGAATGCGCGCCGCCAGCACACCGCGGTCGTCGCGCGGGCCGGGGGTGCCCGATCGTGTCGCCACAGTCACACCATACCCGCGGAAATTCATCTTGCGTTGAGACTAATTTCAACGTAGCGTGAAACTATGACCACGTTGCTCAACGGTCCCCAGACCACCGGCCGGCAATACCGCAACCTCAGCGAGCCGCGGCACTCCTGCCGCACCGACGCCAACGTGACGATCACCGTCCGCGACGGCACCACGTTGCTGGCCGATGTGCACCGGCCCGGTTCCGACGGCCGCTTCCCCGCGCTGCTGGCCGCTTCGCCCTACCCGCGGCAGATGCAGGACTTCGGCGCACCCGCCGGCTTCATCGAGGCGGGCGCGACCGACTTCTGGGTTTCGCGCGGCTACGCGCACGTCATCGCCAACCTCCGCGGCACCTGCGGGTCCGGTGGCACGTTCAGCTTCTTCGACGCACAGGAGCGCCAAGACCTCTACGACCTTGTCGAATGGGTTGCCGCACAACCCTGGTGCGACGGAAACGTCGGCATGATCGGCATCAGCTACTTCGCGATGAGCCAACTCGAAGCCGCCGTCGAGCGCCCGCCGCACCTCAAGGCGATCTTTCCCCTGGCGGTCACCACCGACCTCTACGAGGGAGCCAACCATCACGGCCTGCTGAGTTCGTCGTTCGTCACCCCCTTCCTCGCGATGACCGGCCTGACGGCCGAGCGCAGCGACAAGCTCTGGCGCAGCAAGCCCGTCGGTCTGGTTCGCCGGGTGCTCAACAGCCCGCGGGTGCATAAGAAGTTCGAAACCCTCAACGGGGAGTCGGCGCTCACCATGCTGCGCCAACTCCTCCGTCTGCCACACAATCCGCATCCGTGGGACGAGCTGTGGCTCGACGCCGCGGTCAGGCATCCAACCCGCGACCAGTGGTGGCAGGAGCGAAACCTGTTGCCGCTACTGAAGGAAATCGACATCCCGGTGTACCTCGGCTGCGACTGGGACAATGTGCCCCTACACCTCTCGTCGACGTTTTCCACCTGGAACGCATTGTCGGACAACGCTTGTGTGCGAATGGGCCTACTCGGAAAGTTCGGCCTGACCTGGCCATGGGAAAGTCTGCACGTCGAAGCGCTTGCCTGGTACGACCACTGGCTCAAGGGCCGCGCCACCGGAATCCTCGACGGACCGCCGATCCGCTATTTTCTGCCAGGTGCCGACGAATGGTGTACCGCCGAGTCATGGCCGCCGTCGACGACGCCGCACCGCGAACTCGCCCTGCGCGCCGACGGCGCGTTGCGCGCGGATGAAGGTGACCCGGGCAGCCGCGAATTCATGGTGCTGGGTTCGGGATTGGGTCGCGTCAAGCCGAGCGCCATCGATCCACCGTCGTTGCTGACCTGGACCGGCACCCCGTTGAGCGAGGACCTCGATGTCGTCGGCGACATCGAACTACGGCTGGTGGCATCGGCGACAGCGATCGACACCGCGTGGATTGCCACGCTGCAGGACGTGGCGCCCGATGGCCAAACCACCGATGTGACGGCCGGCTGGCTGCGCGCGAGCATGCGTGCGGTGGACGAGGCGGCGAGCCGGCCCGGGGCGCCGGCGTTGCCCTGCACGAACGCTCAGGGGATACCGGTAGGACACGATGTCGTGTATCGAATCCCATTGGTTCCCAACGCTCGCCGGTTCAAGATTGGGCACCGCATCCAGCTGGTGCTCACCAGCGACGACCAAGATCCGTCGGTGCCCGCCATGATGGGTTTCCGGCATGCCAGCGTTGGTACCAGCAGCCTGAACACCATCCGCTCGTCGTCGCGGCTTCTGCTCCCGGTACTCGGCTAGCGCAATGATATTGCGGC
The nucleotide sequence above comes from Mycobacterium pseudokansasii. Encoded proteins:
- a CDS encoding CocE/NonD family hydrolase, translated to MTTLLNGPQTTGRQYRNLSEPRHSCRTDANVTITVRDGTTLLADVHRPGSDGRFPALLAASPYPRQMQDFGAPAGFIEAGATDFWVSRGYAHVIANLRGTCGSGGTFSFFDAQERQDLYDLVEWVAAQPWCDGNVGMIGISYFAMSQLEAAVERPPHLKAIFPLAVTTDLYEGANHHGLLSSSFVTPFLAMTGLTAERSDKLWRSKPVGLVRRVLNSPRVHKKFETLNGESALTMLRQLLRLPHNPHPWDELWLDAAVRHPTRDQWWQERNLLPLLKEIDIPVYLGCDWDNVPLHLSSTFSTWNALSDNACVRMGLLGKFGLTWPWESLHVEALAWYDHWLKGRATGILDGPPIRYFLPGADEWCTAESWPPSTTPHRELALRADGALRADEGDPGSREFMVLGSGLGRVKPSAIDPPSLLTWTGTPLSEDLDVVGDIELRLVASATAIDTAWIATLQDVAPDGQTTDVTAGWLRASMRAVDEAASRPGAPALPCTNAQGIPVGHDVVYRIPLVPNARRFKIGHRIQLVLTSDDQDPSVPAMMGFRHASVGTSSLNTIRSSSRLLLPVLG
- a CDS encoding TetR family transcriptional regulator, which translates into the protein MNFRGYGVTVATRSGTPGPRDDRGVLAARILTAAREEFAEHGWAGTAIRAVARAADVDPALIYHYFGSKEGLLDAATAPPQKWLDSVATTWATPKAELGRKLIRNVLDIWTDEEVGPALRAVVLTAAHEPTTREKLRLIIERGLIGESTLGDDEGERLRRSGLIASQLIGFALLRYVWKIEPIASMPEDDAVAALAPNLQRYVDGDIT